From the genome of Alicyclobacillus sp. SO9:
GCATCTGGATTAGCTGCCACGCGTTGATACGCATCGTCTCCGTCATGGCTGACGGACACTGAAAAACCGGCTCGTTCAAAATTGTATGCAACCAATGTAGCAATAGATGTTTCATCGTCTATGACTAAAACCTCTGTCACATTGGCACCTCCCGAATTGGTTGTCATTGGCAAGCTGTCGCCTGCTTCTGCAGATCTGAAACTTTTGTGAACAGTCCACTGCACGGGGCAGGTTTAGCAATGCACAATTCCAACTTTCGTGGTAATATTAACCTGCTATTACTGAGAATCACACCAGTTCAGAGGCGGAGTCAACTGTTTCACAACTTTCATTGCCTTTAACGTAGCATACTTACACCATTTAGCGCACAAATTCCTGCTTAACCCACAGGGGAATCGGTGCAATATCCCACCTCCACAGAGAAACGAGTGTAAAACATGCCATCAATTGGTGAGAAAATTCGACAAATCAGGCGACAAAGAGGATTGACACAGGCTGAGTTAAGTGACGGCATTGTGTCACCCAGTATGATTAGCCAGATTGAATCGGATAAAACACGACCATCCTATTCGCTCATCAAATCTATAGCGAACAGACTTGGGATGCCCGTTGAACACTTCCTGAATGAGTTTGAAGACCATTTTGCCATTTCTGCTCAGCTCCAACTGGCTCAATTCTGGTTTTTAATTGGAGATTACAAACAGGTTCATCAAATACTGGAGCGTCTGACCATCCCCGACACACCAGGGCACGATTTTTTTGAATACAGATTACTGCTTGCACGTCTTAATCGCGTCAACCAAGAGTACTCTTCGGCCGCGAAAATTTTGGAAGAATTGCGTGAGGCCTCGCTGACAAATCAAGACAAGCGTTTGCTGTTCTTTGTGATGAAAGAATCAGGACAAGTTGAGTATGCCACGAAGAACCTTGAGGGCGCTATACATGAATGGACAATTGCATTGGAAATTGTAGAATCTCTTCACGAAAACAGTCAACTCTCCACTCCAGAAGTAAATTACGAGATGGCCGATATGTGTCTGCGATTGCAAGAGTTGCATCAAGAACGAGGCGATTCAGCGCTGGCAAACCAGTGTCTGAACCAGGCAAGGCAACATGTGGAAGGCGCACGAAAACTGTCCGTCATTGCAAAGACACTGGTTCTGGACGGCATGCATGCCATGAAGGAGGATTCAAGCCGAGCAAAAGCATTGATTGAAAGCGGTGTAAATCTGTTGGAATTCACTCTGATGGTTGAGCAGTACATCTACACTCAGACTAAGCTGGATAAGGACGTAAATGCGCCTCTTGACATGAAAGACCTCGCTGCAAAATCAACAACTTTTTTGAATCTGGAACAGTTCATTGCGGGCGAAACAGAGAAAATTGAGCAATTCGTTCAAGCAGGAGAATTCACATCTGCCCAGTCAAGAATCAGACGGTGCAGAGAAATTATTGACGATTACAGCGGTGAAATTCCCGCGTTCAGCGAACAGGTTATTCCACTTTCCATCCGTCTGGGAATTGCTGAAGCTAGGACCCTCTATCAAAGCAACAACTACGAGAAGGCAATTGGCC
Proteins encoded in this window:
- a CDS encoding helix-turn-helix domain-containing protein → MPSIGEKIRQIRRQRGLTQAELSDGIVSPSMISQIESDKTRPSYSLIKSIANRLGMPVEHFLNEFEDHFAISAQLQLAQFWFLIGDYKQVHQILERLTIPDTPGHDFFEYRLLLARLNRVNQEYSSAAKILEELREASLTNQDKRLLFFVMKESGQVEYATKNLEGAIHEWTIALEIVESLHENSQLSTPEVNYEMADMCLRLQELHQERGDSALANQCLNQARQHVEGARKLSVIAKTLVLDGMHAMKEDSSRAKALIESGVNLLEFTLMVEQYIYTQTKLDKDVNAPLDMKDLAAKSTTFLNLEQFIAGETEKIEQFVQAGEFTSAQSRIRRCREIIDDYSGEIPAFSEQVIPLSIRLGIAEARTLYQSNNYEKAIGLLEEMSLNKSYRSYKVYILKIYQILLKWVEETKGTRSAAHLAGRVKKLLQEEIGMRAEPPL